From Centropristis striata isolate RG_2023a ecotype Rhode Island chromosome 16, C.striata_1.0, whole genome shotgun sequence, a single genomic window includes:
- the degs2 gene encoding sphingolipid delta(4)-desaturase/C4-monooxygenase DES2 — MGKKGGRGDFEWVYNDQPHTSRRKEILAKYPEIKSLMGPDPQLKWVVSGMVLTQLVACYLVHDLSWKWIFFWAYAFGGCINHSLTLAIHDISHNVAFGNKLAKWNRWFAMWANLPIGVPYSASFKKYHVDHHRYLGGDQLDVDIPTELEGWFFCTPARKLLWLFLQPLFYAIRPLVVNPKPVGQLEILNLVVQLIADLIIYYLWGLKPIVYLIAGSILCMGVHPISGHFIAEHYMFLKGHETYSYYGPLNWITFNVGYHMEHHDFPSIPGSKLPQVKQIAAEYYDYLPQHTSWIRVLWDFVFDDSIGPYARIKRKYKLTKQG, encoded by the exons CCAAATATCCAGAGATCAAGTCTCTGATGGGTCCGGACCCCCAGCTGAAGTGGGTGGTATCGGGCATGGTCTTGACCCAGCTGGTGGCCTGCTACCTGGTCCACGACCTCTCCTGGAAGTGGATCTTCTTCTGGGCTTATGCGTTCGGAGGCTGCATCAACCACTCCCTGACTCTGGCCATCCACGACATCTCTCACAACGTGGCCTTCGGCAACAAGCTGGCCAAGTGGAACCGCTGGTTTGCCATGTGGGCCAACCTGCCCATCGGGGTGCCTTACTCCGCCTCCTTTAAGAAGTACCACGTTGACCACCATCGGTATCTGGGTGGCGACCAGCTAGATGTCGACATCCCTACAGAATTGGAGGGATGGTTCTTCTGCACCCCGGCCAGGAAGCTCCTCTGGCTCTTCCTCCAGCCCCTCTTCTACGCCATACGCCCACTGGTGGTCAATCCAAAGCCAGTGGGTCAGCTGGAGATCCTTAACTTAGTTGTTCAGCTCATTGCAGACTTGATTATCTACTATCTGTGGGGGCTGAAGCCCATCGTTTACCTTATCGCAGGTTCTATCCTGTGCATGGGAGTGCATCCTATTTCTGGACATTTCATTGCTGAGCACTACATGTTCCTGAAGGGACATGAGACATATTCTTACTATGGACCACTGAACTGGATCACCTTCAATGTTGGGTATCACATGGAGCACCACGACTTCCCGAGCATACCTGGCAGTAAACTACCTCAG GTGAAGCAAATCGCAGCAGAGTATTATGACTACCTGCCACAACACACTTCCTGGATCCGGGTATTATGGGACTTTGTGTTCGACGACAGCATCGGCCCGTACGCCAGAATCAAACGGAAGTACAAGCTGACCAAGCAGGGATAG